The nucleotide window AACTTTGCCCCGATGTTTCGCAATAACCTGAATGTTACCGGTGGTACCGCGAAGGCGAAGTACTTTGTTTCCTTAGGTTATCTCAACCAGGGCGGGCAATTGAAAGATTTTGGCGTCGATCTGAACAGTTCTTATTACTATAAAAGATATAACTATCGTTCTAATATCGATCTGAAGGTGAATTCAGAGTTAGATGTTCAGTTCAATGTGTTTGGTTATCTCGACGAAACCAACGATAATAATGCAAGCGCCAACTCCAATCTTTTTAGTGACCTCAGCCGGAACAACGAAACAGCTCCCTACAATTACCCGGTGTATAATCCTGACGGAAGCCTGGGTTACAGTCTCTGGCAGCGTAATTTTGCAGGCAGAAATAACAACAATATTGTGGGACGTTTAATGTATAACGGCTACTATCGCCCCTTTGGTAACAATATTAACCTGGCAACCAATGCTACTCAACGATTGAACTTTATTACCCCGGGTCTTTCTATCAAAGGAACAGTGGCTTATCGTAATCATTATAGTTACGCCCGCTATCTCAACCGCCCTTCAAGCGGATCTGGTTTCCCTTCCTATATTTATAACCCTGAAACCGATAGTTATTCTTTTGGCCGGTCAGATAATGTTTACAGGATTACTACGCCTACACTTCGCTATGATGTGGGATCTACAAACAGCGCTTTAACATTACAGGCAATATTAAATTATACGCGCACTTTCGGAAGAGATCATAATGTAAACGGGCTTTTCCTTTACAACCAGAACAGTAAGGTTGGTGCCAACTCTTCCAATGGAGGTATTTACAATTTTATACCTGAAAACTTCAGGGGCTACACTGCCCGCTTCGGTTACGATTATAAAAACAAGTATTTGATGGAGGTGAGCGGAGCCTACAACGGAACCGACCGTTTTGCTAAAGACCGACGTTATGGATTCTTTCCTGCGGCATCAGTGGGCTGGAATATAGCTGAGGAGAAGATCATAAAGGAGCATTTATCTTTCTTAAATCTCTTTAAATTGAGAGGCTCTTATGGGTTGACGGGTGTTGATAATACCGGAGGTGTTTATGCATACCTGCAGAGCTATACTTTAGGCAGCGGTAGCGGTATGTTTGGTGTAGCCAACAACAATGGGCATGTTACCGCAGTAGAGGGGACACTGGCTAATAATGAAGTGACCTGGGAGAAGGAAAAGAAAATGGATATCGGATTTGACCTGGCCCTGTTTAACCGGAAATTGACTGCCACTGTTGCTTATTTTGACAATAACCGTTTTGATATCCTTACAACAAGAGGCAGTGTCTCTGCTGTTTTCGGGCAGGGCCTTCCTAACGTTAACCTGGGAAAGACTAATAACCGCGGTCTGGAATTTGAACTGGGTTATAATAACCGCATAGGAGAGGACTGGCGCTATTCAGTCAGGGCTACCTATTCATCAGCCAGGAACAAAATTCTATTCAGAGATGAGCCGGTACCATTATATCCTTACCAACAGGAAACAGGGCAGCCTATTGGCTCCAGGTTAAAGTACACCTGGACGGGGGAATTTTACACGGCAGCTGATATAGCCAATCCTGAAGTGCCGAAGCCAGCTATTGGTGGTCGTCCCGGCGACATCAAATACAAAGACCTGAATGGGGATGGTATTATTGATGCATCGGATCAATCTTATTTTGGCCTGACTAACCTGCCCAATAAAGTTTATGGTTTAAATCTGGGTTTTGGATATAAGCGACTTCAGATAAGCGCTTTATTCCAGGGCGCCAGCGATTTTGTAGCCAGTGCTACGGGGGCCGTAATTCATCACAACGTTAGTAAGTTGTTACCTATTCACCAACAGCACTGGACTCCGGAACTGGGTAATAATGCTAAATATCCGCAGTTATATACGGCAGATCTAAGTTCGAGTCCTACTAACTTTTATTCTGATTTTTGGGCAATTCCCGGCGATTATGTTCGCCTGAAAAGTGCAGAGATTAGCTACACTATCAGCGCAGAGGCTTTAAAGCGTATCCGCATTAAGGAAATGCGTGTCTATGCCAATGGGTATAACCTTATAACCTGGACCAAATTAGACAGACTTTATGATCTTGACCCTGAAGTGGTGGAATCGGTAACCGACCTGCCTTATCCTCCTTCCCGTACCTTCAATTTTGGTTTGAATATCACTTTCTAAATAGCATAACAATGAAGAGATTATTAATAATCATTATATTAGCTGGTCTTTTGGTATCATGTCAGAAATCAAAATTTCTGGACGATAAAACCAATTTGCTGGATGACAAGGCTATATTCACGGATAGCATCCGAACGCTTGGCTTTTTAAACAGGATCTACGTGGATATCGGCTATACATTTGCGATCTACCGTTTTTCTGCAGCGGGTGGCGCGGGTAATACGGAACTGGCTTCCGACAATGCGGAAGGGAATAATAACACTTCCGTATGGGGTAATGCTTATGCACAGGGGTCAATTGGGCCCAGCAATGTTTTAACCGGCTTTGCAGCAGATAAGGATTTCTGGAACACGCCTTATATGAACATCCGCAGGGTAAACCTGTTGCTGTTGCGTTTGCCGGATGCCCCTTTTCATGAATTGACAAAACAAAGAATGGCAGCGGAGGCCAGGTTTCTACGAGCCTGGTATTATTACCAGATGGTAGCTGTATTTGGAGGCGTGCCTGTTATTAAGGATAATGTGTATGATATCAATGATGTTATCAATATACCCCGCAACAGTTTTGAAGAATGTATCAATTATATAGTAAGTGAGTTGGATCAATGCGCACAGGCATTGGCAAATGTAGTATATGCGGATATCGATTACGGTCGTATTACTGCAGGCGCCTGCCAGGCGCTTAAATCCAGGGTGTTGCTATATGCTGCAAGTCCTTTGTTTAACGGAGGTAACAGTTCCAATGCCGGTGATAAAGCCAGCCTGGTGGGATATCCCGTTTTTGATAAAAACAGGTGGCAGCTGGCAGCTAATGCAGCGGAAGCTGTGATCAATTCGGGTAAATACCAGTTGAATGTTGATAATGATACGAGGCCCGGTAATGGGTTCTATAGCGTATTCCTGAAAAGAGTGAACAGCGAGTACATACTGGCTTTCAATCGCGGACCCCAACGAGAAATGGAATCTTATTACTTGCCCGGCTCCCGTTCAGGCAGTCTGGTAATGAAGCCAACGCATAACCTGGTAGAGGCTTTTCCTATGAAGGATGGCAAGCCTGCTTCCGAAAGTCCGTTGTACGATCCGGCCAATCCATATCGGAACCGGGATCCCCGTTTCGATTATTCTATTATTTATAATGGGTTGTCTTATACCAGCAACACAGGACCTAAAACGCCCATCTGGACCTACCAGTCAGCCGGATCTGCCATTCCAAATGCTACTTCCGACGGCTATGTGGCGGGCGGGTATTTTACCGGGTATTTTTCCAGGAAAATGCTGGATGAAAACCTGGCCAGCAATACAGCAGGAACGACAGAAAGGGGGTGGTCATTAATAAGATATGCAGAAATCCTGTTAAACTATGCGGAGGCACTTAATGAAACCGGCGCTACTGATAAGGCTTATGCCCCTTTAAAACAGCTAAGGGAGCGGGCGGGCATCATACCCGGTTCGGATGGTTTATATGGAATGAAAGCTGGTATGACGGTGGAGGAAATGCGTGCCTTTGTTCAGAACGAGAGGAGAATTGAGCTGGCGTTTGAAGACCATCGCTTCAACGATATACGCAGGTGGATGATAGCCGAGCAGGTATTGACCGGTTTTAACAAAGTGATGATCATTACCCGAACCGGAGAAACCACTTACACCTACAGGGCTGCTTCAGCGCCGAGGCCGCTTAACTTTAGAAAAGCGATGTACCTTCTTCCGATTCCATTAACAGAAATTCAAAAAATGCCGCTGATGGTACAGAACCCCGGTTATTGAGTCTATATTTAAATGCGAAGAGAAGCCCTCTCTTTACCCCGGCCTGGAAATACCTTGCCGGGGTCATTTATTTCGTTAACTACCCTGGAAGCGATTTGTTTTTAAGAGGATAGTTGTAATGTTCGTCATTTGACCTAATTATATTATATTGATCGCTGAGGCTATTAATGCCTGTAGAGCACGTATATCAAAATTGGAATCATGGGCAGACTTCGGGTCACATCTTTATTGAGCATTTTAGCAATTGTATTTTTCCAGGAGGCTAATGCTATTGATACCACGCGTTACCGCTTTCATGTAATGCCTGAAACCTCCTATTATGGCGGTATACAAAGCATTGCCAAAGATAGCCTGGGCCGTATCTGGTATACGGGCCCCGATGCTGTTTTTGTTTATGATGGAAGCAGTTTTTATCAGTTAAACGAACTGGCGTCAGCCTCCGAACCCGGTACTAAATGGCGTTTTGGAATGTTACTACAGGATAAAGGCGGACGTTTGTTTTTAAGTACCAATCATGGCCTCCTGGAGTTTGATTACAGCCGCTTCTCCTTCAATATGAAGGTCCCCGGCAGGATCAGGTCCGTTCGCTTAAATGATGACGGTAACCTCATCATGCTCCGTGATGATAGCCTGCTGATGTATCAGCCTTCTACCGGGAAGCTGCAAAGCTTTTTACTACCCAAAGAAGGCTATTTTGAGCATGTACTCATTTCGAAAGGATGGGTGCTTTTGTCACAGGCTGGGAAATTAACCCGGTTTGACACCCGTGAAAAGACATTCATTGATTTTGCCGGGTTAGGTAGTGGCAACCTGGCTAATGATGTAGTATCGTACGGTGGCTTATTCTATTTTCTTACGGGCAGAGCCGGGATCTTCGCGGTAGCTGCTACCGGGCAGATACAGCGCAATGTTCCGGTATTAGCCAATGGAAACAGATCAGTCATTGCTAAAAAGCTGTACCTGGATCCCCTGGGTATTATGTGGGTTGCCACGCAAACCGGCTTGTTTTTGTACGACCCTGCGCATGATAGCCATACCCAACTCACTATGAACCTTAACGATACCTATTCCTTACCGAATAATTCGATTTGGACGATCTATGCCGATCCGGATCAGGGTGTCTGGCTGGGCACCTATGGCGGGAAACTGGTGTATAGCTCGTTGTATGATAAGACAGTGAGATATTTTAAACCCGGCCCCGAATCCTTGAATCATCCTATCGTGAGCAGTTTTGCCGAAGATATACCAGGTAATATATGGATCGGAACTGAGGGTGGCGGATTAAATTTCTGGAACAGGCAGAACAATACTTTTTCGCATTATTTAAAGGGATCGGCCAACGCTCCCAATTCAAATATGATCAAAAGCCTTCGTTTTGATCAGGAGAAAAGACATCTTTATATATCCGCCTTTAGCGGTGGCATTACCAGGTACGATGCGTTGAGCCGCCAGTTCAATAGCCTGGATTTTCGCAATCCCTATAGCCAGCAGCCACTCACCGTTTACGATTTTATACAGGATGATCAATTAGCCTGGTGGATGACTGACCCCGACAATATGCTGTTTTACAAAGCGCAGGGAGAAGCTGCGGTAGGGGTAGCTTCCATACAGGGAGCAGATGGTAAACCGATCAAACTCGAAATAGAAGCTCTTTATCAGGATGCGCAGAAGATGCTCCGGTTGGTAACACATGACGGATTGTTTATTGTAAATCCGGTAACCAGGAAAGTCATCCAACATTATTACCTAAAAGATCGGCCGTATGCAGTGAATAGTTTATGCTGTTACAGGGAGACCGCTGACGGCGACCTTTGGCTCGGAACGCTCGGAGGTGGTGTTAATGTTTTAAAAAAAGATGGGAGCTATATCAATTTTAATAGTTCCAATGGTTTTCCTCCAAAATTAGTATTCGGCATTTTGGAAGACAGTGCCACAAAAAACATCTGGTTAAGTACCAGCGAGGGAATTTATTATTATGAGCCTTCGGGGAATACATTTCATAAAGCAAGATTTTATAGCGACAATAGTTGCGGATCCTTCTACATTCGTTCGGCCTTTAAGACTTCAAAAGGAGAAATGCTTTTTGGTGGAACCAACGGTTTTGTAATTTTTGATCCGGCCAGTATGGGTGACAATCAGCAACGTCCCAGGGTATTCTTCACCGGTTTTCTGGTTAATAATTTAAAAGTAACCGCGGGATCGGCGCATTCGCCATTATCAAAAGATATCTCTGGTCTTTCCAATAATAAAGATGAACGAATCAACCTGGCCAGCAGCCAATCCAATATAGAGATCCGTTTTTCCTCCAATAGTTACCTGGAAGCGGAAAAGAACCAGTTTACTTATCGTATGCGGGGGCTTTCAGATGAATGGCAGTTATTGAACCGCAAACAAAACGCCGTTCAGTTTTTTGACCTGCCCGCCGGCGACTATGTTTTTGAAGTAAAAGCATCGAATAATGATGGGTTATGGGGGCAGGATATATCCAGGCTCTATATACATGTTGATCCGCCGTTTTTTCTTTCCTGGTGGGCTTACCTTTGTTATAGCCTTATCGCCATGGTATTGCTTTTTTTCGTGATCCGTTATTACACCAATAAAAAAGTATTCAAAGAAAGACTGGCACTGGAAGCCATAAAAGAGCAAAATATGAGAGAGCTTAACCAGGCACGCACCAACTTCTTTACCAATATCTCTCACGATTTAAAAACACCGCTGACGCTGGTATTGGATCCGTTAAAGCAATTGAAAGAAACCCTCGGAGCCAATGATAAAACTTCGTCGTATATGCAGGTGATTGAAAAAAATGTGACCCGTATACAAAGAATGATCAGTCAGTTGCTTAGGTTCAGAGAAATTGAAAGCCAGAAAATTACACTAAACCCGCAGGTGGCGGACTTTATAGGTTTTGTTAAAGATGTATTTGGCTTATTTGAGCTATATGCTAACCGAAAGGAGATCGAAACCGATATGGCTGCCCACCAGTCGCAGTTGTTGGTTGCTTTTGATTTTGATATTATCGAGAAGATATTGACAAATCTTTTTTCTAATGCTCTGAAATATACACCCAGCAAAGGTTATGTAGGTGTTCGGGTTTACGAGTCTACCCCGGAAGAGCTGAACCGTTTGTCCGTTGAACTGGATTCGAAGGAAAAGGAATATGTTTCGGTAGAAGTGCTGAATACCGGCGATAATTTTTCGGAAGAGCAAATTGCCACGCTTTTTACCTCATTTAACCGTTTGTCTGCAAGACGCCCCACCTTTGAAGAAAGCTCTGGCCTGGGACTTGCTATTGTAAAGGAGCTGGTAGACACCTTGGGGGGAGCTATATGGATGGTGAATAAAATGAATAAAGTTTCGTTTACCATCTTGCTGCCTTTTAAAAGAGAGGCGAATCCGGGACAGGTGGGTGGAACGGTTTATGATTATACCATATCAGAATTAGACGACATGATGCTGGAAGCAGCGGAGCCGGATAGCGCCGGCAAAAATGCCAGGAAGGCCAATAGCGTGTTGTTAATAGAAGATGATGTCTCCCTGAGGGCGTATCTGGAACAAAGACTGTCTGAAAAGTATAATGTATATACCGCAAGCGATGGAACCGAAGGGCTTACAAAAGCAGAGAAGATCTACCCGCAACTGATCATTACCGATTTGATGATGCCTGGCTTTAATGGGTTTGAAGTGTGCCGGCGCCTGCGACAAAATTTTAAAACCAGTCATATTCCGATCGTAATGATTTCGGGTAAAGGAGCCGATAACCAGAATAAGGTGAAAGCACTGGAAACGGGAGCCACCGTGTTTATCGATAA belongs to Niabella yanshanensis and includes:
- a CDS encoding hybrid sensor histidine kinase/response regulator transcription factor; amino-acid sequence: MGRLRVTSLLSILAIVFFQEANAIDTTRYRFHVMPETSYYGGIQSIAKDSLGRIWYTGPDAVFVYDGSSFYQLNELASASEPGTKWRFGMLLQDKGGRLFLSTNHGLLEFDYSRFSFNMKVPGRIRSVRLNDDGNLIMLRDDSLLMYQPSTGKLQSFLLPKEGYFEHVLISKGWVLLSQAGKLTRFDTREKTFIDFAGLGSGNLANDVVSYGGLFYFLTGRAGIFAVAATGQIQRNVPVLANGNRSVIAKKLYLDPLGIMWVATQTGLFLYDPAHDSHTQLTMNLNDTYSLPNNSIWTIYADPDQGVWLGTYGGKLVYSSLYDKTVRYFKPGPESLNHPIVSSFAEDIPGNIWIGTEGGGLNFWNRQNNTFSHYLKGSANAPNSNMIKSLRFDQEKRHLYISAFSGGITRYDALSRQFNSLDFRNPYSQQPLTVYDFIQDDQLAWWMTDPDNMLFYKAQGEAAVGVASIQGADGKPIKLEIEALYQDAQKMLRLVTHDGLFIVNPVTRKVIQHYYLKDRPYAVNSLCCYRETADGDLWLGTLGGGVNVLKKDGSYINFNSSNGFPPKLVFGILEDSATKNIWLSTSEGIYYYEPSGNTFHKARFYSDNSCGSFYIRSAFKTSKGEMLFGGTNGFVIFDPASMGDNQQRPRVFFTGFLVNNLKVTAGSAHSPLSKDISGLSNNKDERINLASSQSNIEIRFSSNSYLEAEKNQFTYRMRGLSDEWQLLNRKQNAVQFFDLPAGDYVFEVKASNNDGLWGQDISRLYIHVDPPFFLSWWAYLCYSLIAMVLLFFVIRYYTNKKVFKERLALEAIKEQNMRELNQARTNFFTNISHDLKTPLTLVLDPLKQLKETLGANDKTSSYMQVIEKNVTRIQRMISQLLRFREIESQKITLNPQVADFIGFVKDVFGLFELYANRKEIETDMAAHQSQLLVAFDFDIIEKILTNLFSNALKYTPSKGYVGVRVYESTPEELNRLSVELDSKEKEYVSVEVLNTGDNFSEEQIATLFTSFNRLSARRPTFEESSGLGLAIVKELVDTLGGAIWMVNKMNKVSFTILLPFKREANPGQVGGTVYDYTISELDDMMLEAAEPDSAGKNARKANSVLLIEDDVSLRAYLEQRLSEKYNVYTASDGTEGLTKAEKIYPQLIITDLMMPGFNGFEVCRRLRQNFKTSHIPIVMISGKGADNQNKVKALETGATVFIDKPFDVNYLLQQTESILKSQQELKEKYSKRFLVDPSNVTISSMDEELLTKAMKFIEENIDNPEYSVERFVSDMNVGRTILYQKINDIVGMSIKEFIMNIRLKRSAYLLQHSDSTIAEIAYQTGFNNAKYFSICFKKQFEMSPSEFRKHAASGNRSVSE
- a CDS encoding SusC/RagA family TonB-linked outer membrane protein, whose product is MKKLAYFIISLLLLSGSLAAQAQKRLVKGEVRNPDGPLAGVTIAEKGDPTNATLTDEKGLFSISVSATTIVVSYTGYISQDIDIQNQNTVDITLTQDDKIMDNVVVVGFGKTSKKTLTGSVSSVSGDEIRQSPSPSLQNNLAGRITGFSSQQRSGRPGADAAAFYVRGISSYTGNSQPLIIVDDIEYTYQQFFALNANEIESISILKDAATTSIYGIKGANGVVLVTTTRGKAGRPTISFQSEYGLSQPTRLPPYLNAYESARLFTESQMNTNALNPNPNFVPQFSEKDLELYRNGSDPYGHPDNDWYDILLKNFAPMFRNNLNVTGGTAKAKYFVSLGYLNQGGQLKDFGVDLNSSYYYKRYNYRSNIDLKVNSELDVQFNVFGYLDETNDNNASANSNLFSDLSRNNETAPYNYPVYNPDGSLGYSLWQRNFAGRNNNNIVGRLMYNGYYRPFGNNINLATNATQRLNFITPGLSIKGTVAYRNHYSYARYLNRPSSGSGFPSYIYNPETDSYSFGRSDNVYRITTPTLRYDVGSTNSALTLQAILNYTRTFGRDHNVNGLFLYNQNSKVGANSSNGGIYNFIPENFRGYTARFGYDYKNKYLMEVSGAYNGTDRFAKDRRYGFFPAASVGWNIAEEKIIKEHLSFLNLFKLRGSYGLTGVDNTGGVYAYLQSYTLGSGSGMFGVANNNGHVTAVEGTLANNEVTWEKEKKMDIGFDLALFNRKLTATVAYFDNNRFDILTTRGSVSAVFGQGLPNVNLGKTNNRGLEFELGYNNRIGEDWRYSVRATYSSARNKILFRDEPVPLYPYQQETGQPIGSRLKYTWTGEFYTAADIANPEVPKPAIGGRPGDIKYKDLNGDGIIDASDQSYFGLTNLPNKVYGLNLGFGYKRLQISALFQGASDFVASATGAVIHHNVSKLLPIHQQHWTPELGNNAKYPQLYTADLSSSPTNFYSDFWAIPGDYVRLKSAEISYTISAEALKRIRIKEMRVYANGYNLITWTKLDRLYDLDPEVVESVTDLPYPPSRTFNFGLNITF
- a CDS encoding RagB/SusD family nutrient uptake outer membrane protein; protein product: MKRLLIIIILAGLLVSCQKSKFLDDKTNLLDDKAIFTDSIRTLGFLNRIYVDIGYTFAIYRFSAAGGAGNTELASDNAEGNNNTSVWGNAYAQGSIGPSNVLTGFAADKDFWNTPYMNIRRVNLLLLRLPDAPFHELTKQRMAAEARFLRAWYYYQMVAVFGGVPVIKDNVYDINDVINIPRNSFEECINYIVSELDQCAQALANVVYADIDYGRITAGACQALKSRVLLYAASPLFNGGNSSNAGDKASLVGYPVFDKNRWQLAANAAEAVINSGKYQLNVDNDTRPGNGFYSVFLKRVNSEYILAFNRGPQREMESYYLPGSRSGSLVMKPTHNLVEAFPMKDGKPASESPLYDPANPYRNRDPRFDYSIIYNGLSYTSNTGPKTPIWTYQSAGSAIPNATSDGYVAGGYFTGYFSRKMLDENLASNTAGTTERGWSLIRYAEILLNYAEALNETGATDKAYAPLKQLRERAGIIPGSDGLYGMKAGMTVEEMRAFVQNERRIELAFEDHRFNDIRRWMIAEQVLTGFNKVMIITRTGETTYTYRAASAPRPLNFRKAMYLLPIPLTEIQKMPLMVQNPGY